In one window of Megalops cyprinoides isolate fMegCyp1 chromosome 24, fMegCyp1.pri, whole genome shotgun sequence DNA:
- the LOC118771538 gene encoding gap junction delta-4 protein-like, with amino-acid sequence MGRQSTMEILFIILNHNITFMGKVWLVQLVLLRVLVLLLAVYPLHEDDRERFVCNTIQPGCADACYDFLYPLSAVRLWLAQLIAACLPYAVFVVYVVHRVSADLCAETYPPGGVNAPSFGKTARGLFRKRSALQAEWSLQWSFGRAYILQLLLRILFEAGFGTAHYGLFGFRVPRKLLCYEPPCTSMAECFTSRPSEKTLVLNFMLGVSASSLLLSVADLICAVKRSARRRSETEMVVRRTYDAEEEEEEEEDYYLSPAGQRADLHLPLTHDLATTATFRKRGASQSSAEEVASARPLEEGCSAIGPSVRSEAEPQSNSNGNNAHMQAWVEGSEQEDRGAALGPTDPKRTPQHAQSHLRPLPSLQQGRCPITLTPTAPRPRGMGQYALVDMLDLQSDCTDPPERRAWV; translated from the exons ATGGGGAGGCAGAGCACAATGGAGATTCTCTTCATTATCCTGAATCACAACATCACCTTCATGG GGAAGGTTTGGCTGGTCCAGCTGGTCCTGCTGAGGGTTCTGGTTCTGCTGTTAGCCGTGTACCCCCTACATGAGGACGACCGGGAGCGGTTTGTGTGCAACACCATCCAGCCGGGCTGTGCCGACGCGTGTTACGACTTCCTCTACCCGCTGTCCGCCGTCAGGCTCTGGCTCGCCCAGCTAATCGCCGCCTGCCTTCCTTATGCCGTGTTTGTCGTCTACGTCGTCCACAGGGTGTCGGCAGACCTCTGCGCGGAAACGTACCCGCCCGGCGGAGTTAATGCGCCCAGCTTTGGAAAAACCGCCCGGGGCTTATTCAGGAAGCGTTCTGCCCTCCAGGCTGAGTGGAGCCTGCAGTGGAGCTTTGGGAGGGCTTACATCCTTCAGCTGTTGCTGCGGATCTTGTTCGAGGCCGGATTTGGGACGGCGCATTACGGGCTGTTCGGGTTCCGTGTCCCGAGGAAGCTCCTCTGTTACGAGCCCCCCTGCACCTCCATGGCGGAATGCTTCACCTCCAGGCCCTCGGAGAAGACCCTGGTGCTCAACTTCATGCTGGGGGTCAGCGCTTCGTCTCTCCTGCTCAGCGTCGCCGACCTGATCTGCGCCGTCAAACGCTCAGCAAGACGGAGGAGTGAGACTGAGATGGTAGTGAGAAGGACGTACGAtgcggaggaagaggaggaggaggaagaggattACTATCTCTCGCCAGCTGGCCAGAGAGCAGACCTACACCTTCCACTGACCCATGACCTGGCAACTACTGCCACCTTCCGCAAGAGAGGAGCCAGCCAATCCAGTGCTGAGGAGGTGGCCTCTGCCCGCCCGCTGGAGGAAGGATGCTCAGCTATTGGCCCCAGTGTTCGTTCCGAGGCAGAGCCCCAATCCAACAGCAATGGCAACAATGCCCACATGCAGGCCTGGGTGGAGGGGTCGGAGCAAGAGGACAGGGGGGCAGCGCTGGGCCCGACAGACCCCAAAAGGACCCCACAACATGCACAGTCCCACCTCAGGCCACTGCCATCCCTGCAGCAAGGGAGATGCCCAATCACACTGACCC
- the LOC118771108 gene encoding cyclin-Y-like isoform X3, translating into MKHPPGQMRRKYSSCSTIFLDDNTVSQPNLKFTIKCVALAIYYHIKNRDTDGRMLVDIFDEKLHPLSKSEVPLDYDKHDPEQKQIYRFVRTLFSAAQLTAECAIVTLVYLERLLTYAEIDICPSNWKRIVLGAILLASKVWDDQAVWNVDYCQILKDITVEDMNELERQFLELLQFNINVPSSVYAKYYFDLRSLSEANNLSCPLEPLSRDKAQKLEAISRLSDDKYKDLRKAAKKRSASADNLTAAQWVPAIIS; encoded by the exons atgaag CACCCCCCAGGACAAATGAGACGGAAATACAGCTCCTGTTCCACCATCTTCTTAGACGACAACACAGTCAGCCAACCAAACCTCAAATTCACCATTAAATG TGTAGCCCTTGCCATATACTACCACATAAAGAACAG AGATACAGATGGAAGAATGCTGGTAGACATTTTCGATGAGAAACTTCACCCTCTGTCG aagTCAGAAGTGCCGTTGGACTATGACAAGCACGACCCGGAGCAGAAGCAGATCTACCGCTTCGTCAGGACGCTCTTTAGTGCTGCTCAGCTGACTGCAGAATGTGCCATAGTTACACTG GTGTACCTTGAAAGGCTGCTAACCTACGCGGAGATCGACATCTGCCCGTCGAACTGGAAGCGCATCGTCCTGGGCGCCATCCTTTTGGCCTCCAAGGTGTGGGACGACCAGGCGGTGTGGAACGTGGACTACTGCCAGATCCTCAAAGACATCACCGTCGAGGACAT GAACGAACTCGAGCGACAGTttctggagctgctgcagttcaACATCAATGTCCCGTCGAGCGTCTACGCCAAGTACTACTTTGACCTTCGCTCCCTGTCTGAGGCCAACAACCTAAGCTGCCCCTTGGAACCCCTTAGTCGGGACAAAGCACAGAAATTAGAG GCCATCTCCAGGTTGTCCGACGACAAGTACAAGGACTTGCGGAAAGCCGCCAAGAAGCGGTCGGCGAGCGCGGACAATCTGACGGCAGCACAGTGGGTTCCCGCCATCATATCCTAA